DNA sequence from the bacterium genome:
CCTTCCGGTTTCGAAGCTCTGATGGCATTCAGATTTCGGCGCTTAGGTTGGAGCCGGCGCGTCCGAATGGCCATGCAGTTTTGGTTTGCCACGGCCTTGCTCACGACAAATATAGCGGTATTCGTTATGTTCAGTACTTGCTTCGCGAAGGCTACTTGCTGGTCCTGATCGATTTTCGAAATCATGGCGAGAGCGAAGGAACCATTACAACTTACGGTCATTATGAAAAGCAGGATCTACTTGCTACGGTGCGATACCTGCGCGAAGGAGGATTTCAGGGACGCATAGGAATTCTGGGAGCGTCTATGGGCGCCTCCATTGCATTGATGACTGCAGCTGAATGTGAAGAGATCCGCGCGATTATCCTGGACAGTCCTTTTTCCTCTTTAACGAGGATTTCTACAGAATGGGCCTGTAAAATGACGCGATGTCCTGAAGCGGTTCTCCAATTTTCCATCAGGCTTGCTTACTGCTGGCTTTATGTTGCTTATCGTTTCTGGGTTCCTGAAGTTGAACCTGCTGCGATTGCAAAGAAGCTGCGTTGCCCCATATTCTTGATTCACGGTGGGGCCGATGAAAAGATTCCACCCCATCATTCGCGCGAGATCTACGAAAACGTGCCGGGTGAAAAAGAGTTGTGGATCGCGGATAATGTAGGACATCTTGGTGTTTATCTGAATCACGCACGTGAATACGAAACGCGCGTCCTGCAATTCTTCCATAAAAATTTGCTTACTTAGTAAAGGGCATGG
Encoded proteins:
- a CDS encoding alpha/beta fold hydrolase encodes the protein MKVESGRLKKAAPWFLGGLTGTFLLANLAASAYFNYTFLRPKRKKNQSSDLTGYIPEAEYTTHPFRFRSSDGIQISALRLEPARPNGHAVLVCHGLAHDKYSGIRYVQYLLREGYLLVLIDFRNHGESEGTITTYGHYEKQDLLATVRYLREGGFQGRIGILGASMGASIALMTAAECEEIRAIILDSPFSSLTRISTEWACKMTRCPEAVLQFSIRLAYCWLYVAYRFWVPEVEPAAIAKKLRCPIFLIHGGADEKIPPHHSREIYENVPGEKELWIADNVGHLGVYLNHAREYETRVLQFFHKNLLT